One stretch of Gouania willdenowi chromosome 16, fGouWil2.1, whole genome shotgun sequence DNA includes these proteins:
- the lsr gene encoding lipolysis-stimulated lipoprotein receptor isoform X2, with translation MGGFKMFWTVFVAALMATDSAMGISVQCPTKKYVVILFQPFTLTCNYQTTATQPPVVTWKYKSYCRDPIQAAMNPSSAENILAQNNPNYDPNIECADSQRTVRIVASKQGNAVTLGSEYQGRKITILNNADLNIAQTAWGDSGVYVCSVISSQDLTGNGEDYTEVIVLDWLLVVVVVLGFLLLLMLIGICWCQCCPHTCCCYISCPCCPDRCCCPRALYEAGKAVKKGVANQYAANLYARSMYPETVYGGSAHPNIPMLPLPNGGGPPPHPNNGYGRDYDAASSVGQGSHVPLLKDQDGGDPSRSGYRIQVDANGNATRAIYYMERELANMDPSRPANYQRLDAMSEVSSLHDGLDPRGRGGGRSQPPPLPTLYDRDEAMSTISSVSQQGRHHDDYPRRGGGYVDNRNRARSMDNLDDIGRRHQRDDYRRPDGPRGRRGSDDGWSSSARSGYSRDVDEPRRRDYSPDDRRREDHGGLQGRRSRSRDDLMDMERDRRYGGGARGGRDDYDDGFLREALEKKKMGEAQRARSRERLDSESDRSDRGRGPRGPPPLPMSPPSGYPGRRDDFPPPLPPPYSEDESVSSSKKSNLRKNGAVSRESLVV, from the exons ATGGGAGGATTTAAGATGTTTTGGACGGTATTCGTCGCCGCTTTAATGGCGACAG ACTCTGCCATGGGCATCTCAGTCCAGTGTCCGACCAAGAAGTACGTTGTCATCCTATTTCAGCCGTTCACCCTCACCTGCAACTACCAGACGACTGCCACTCAGCCTCCCGTGGTCACATGGAAATACAAATCCTACTGCCGGGACCCGATCCAGGCTGCGATGAATCCCAGCAGCGCGGAGAACATTCTGGCTCAAAATAACCCCAACTATGACCCCAACATAGAGTGTGCCGACAGCCAGAGGACGGTGCGCATCGTCGCCTCCAAGCAGGGCAACGCTGTCACACTGGGCTCAGAGTACCAGGGCCGCAAGATCACCATCTTAAACA ATGCAGACCTGAACATTGCACAGACTGCATGGGGAGACAGTGGAGTCTACGTCTGTTCTGTCATTTCTTCTCAAGATCTCACGGGGAACGGTGAAGACTACACAGAGGTGATTGTGCTCG ACTGGCTCCTAGTTGTGGTGGTGGTTTTGGGATTCCTCCTGCTGTTGATGCTGATTGGGATCTGCTGGTGCCAGTGCTGTCCACACACCTGCTGCTGCTACATCAGCTGCCCCTGCTGCCCAGACCGCTGCTGCTGTCCACGAGCGT TGTACGAGGCCGGAAAAGCAGTGAAGAAAGGCGTGGCCAATCAATATGCTGCCAATCTGTATGCACGGAGCATGTACCCTGAGACAGTGTACGGTGGCTCGGCTCATCCTAATATACCGATGCTCCCCCTGCCCAACGGTGGAGGACCCCCGCCTCATCCTAACAATGGATACGGCCGAGACTATGACGCCGCCAGCTCAG TGGGTCAGGGCTCCCACGTACCTTTGCTGAAAGATCAAGATGGTGGAGACCCAT CTCGCAGTGGGTATAGGATCCAGGTGGATGCTAATGGAAATGCCACACGTGCAATTTACTACATGGAGAGAGAGCTGGCAAACATGGATCCATCCAGACCTGCAAACTACCAACGCT TGGATGCTATGAGTGAGGTCAGTTCTCTCCATGACGGCTTAGACCCAAGAGGCCGTGGCGGCGGTCGCTCCCAGCCGCCTCCGCTGCCAACACTTTATGACCGGGACGAAGCAATGAGCACCATCAGCAGTGTTTCCCAGCAAGGCCGCCACCATGACGACTACCCACGGCGAGGTGGGGGTTACGTGGATAATCGTAACCGAGCTCGCTCCATGGATAACCTGGATGACATTGGACGTCGACACCAAAGGGACGATTACCGCCGCCCAGACGGTCCCAGAGGGAGGAGAGG CTCTGACGACGGCTGGAGCAGCAGCGCTCGCAGTGGGTACAGCCGAGACGTTGATGAGCCCAGGCGACGCGATTACTCCCCCGACGATCGCCGCAGAGAAGACCACGGCGGCCTCCAAGGGCGCCGCAGTCGCAGCCGTGACGACCTGATGGACATGGAGAGGGATCGGCGATATGGGGGCGGAGCAAGAGGAGGCCGAGACGATTACGACGACGGTTTCCTACGTGAAGCCctggagaagaagaagatgggCGAGGCCCAAAGGGCACGCAGCAGAGAGCGACTGGACAGCGAGAGTGACCGCTCAGATCGTGGGAGGGGGCCACGCGGGCCACCGCCCCTTCCTATGAGTCCACCGTCTGGATATCCTGGTCGCCGTGACGATTTCCCACCCCCTCTGCCACCCCCGTACAGTGAAGATGAAAGTGTGTCGTCATCTAAGAAAAGCAACCTTCGCAAG AATGGAGCGGTGAGTCGGGAAAGCCTGGTGGTCTAA
- the lsr gene encoding lipolysis-stimulated lipoprotein receptor isoform X1, which produces MGGFKMFWTVFVAALMATDSAMGISVQCPTKKYVVILFQPFTLTCNYQTTATQPPVVTWKYKSYCRDPIQAAMNPSSAENILAQNNPNYDPNIECADSQRTVRIVASKQGNAVTLGSEYQGRKITILNNADLNIAQTAWGDSGVYVCSVISSQDLTGNGEDYTEVIVLERKSNATDLLPGIDLLVMEDWLLVVVVVLGFLLLLMLIGICWCQCCPHTCCCYISCPCCPDRCCCPRALYEAGKAVKKGVANQYAANLYARSMYPETVYGGSAHPNIPMLPLPNGGGPPPHPNNGYGRDYDAASSVGQGSHVPLLKDQDGGDPSRSGYRIQVDANGNATRAIYYMERELANMDPSRPANYQRLDAMSEVSSLHDGLDPRGRGGGRSQPPPLPTLYDRDEAMSTISSVSQQGRHHDDYPRRGGGYVDNRNRARSMDNLDDIGRRHQRDDYRRPDGPRGRRGSDDGWSSSARSGYSRDVDEPRRRDYSPDDRRREDHGGLQGRRSRSRDDLMDMERDRRYGGGARGGRDDYDDGFLREALEKKKMGEAQRARSRERLDSESDRSDRGRGPRGPPPLPMSPPSGYPGRRDDFPPPLPPPYSEDESVSSSKKSNLRKNGAVSRESLVV; this is translated from the exons ATGGGAGGATTTAAGATGTTTTGGACGGTATTCGTCGCCGCTTTAATGGCGACAG ACTCTGCCATGGGCATCTCAGTCCAGTGTCCGACCAAGAAGTACGTTGTCATCCTATTTCAGCCGTTCACCCTCACCTGCAACTACCAGACGACTGCCACTCAGCCTCCCGTGGTCACATGGAAATACAAATCCTACTGCCGGGACCCGATCCAGGCTGCGATGAATCCCAGCAGCGCGGAGAACATTCTGGCTCAAAATAACCCCAACTATGACCCCAACATAGAGTGTGCCGACAGCCAGAGGACGGTGCGCATCGTCGCCTCCAAGCAGGGCAACGCTGTCACACTGGGCTCAGAGTACCAGGGCCGCAAGATCACCATCTTAAACA ATGCAGACCTGAACATTGCACAGACTGCATGGGGAGACAGTGGAGTCTACGTCTGTTCTGTCATTTCTTCTCAAGATCTCACGGGGAACGGTGAAGACTACACAGAGGTGATTGTGCTCG AGAGAAAGTCAAATGCTACTGACCTCCTGCCTGGCATTGATTTACTGGTTATGGAAG ACTGGCTCCTAGTTGTGGTGGTGGTTTTGGGATTCCTCCTGCTGTTGATGCTGATTGGGATCTGCTGGTGCCAGTGCTGTCCACACACCTGCTGCTGCTACATCAGCTGCCCCTGCTGCCCAGACCGCTGCTGCTGTCCACGAGCGT TGTACGAGGCCGGAAAAGCAGTGAAGAAAGGCGTGGCCAATCAATATGCTGCCAATCTGTATGCACGGAGCATGTACCCTGAGACAGTGTACGGTGGCTCGGCTCATCCTAATATACCGATGCTCCCCCTGCCCAACGGTGGAGGACCCCCGCCTCATCCTAACAATGGATACGGCCGAGACTATGACGCCGCCAGCTCAG TGGGTCAGGGCTCCCACGTACCTTTGCTGAAAGATCAAGATGGTGGAGACCCAT CTCGCAGTGGGTATAGGATCCAGGTGGATGCTAATGGAAATGCCACACGTGCAATTTACTACATGGAGAGAGAGCTGGCAAACATGGATCCATCCAGACCTGCAAACTACCAACGCT TGGATGCTATGAGTGAGGTCAGTTCTCTCCATGACGGCTTAGACCCAAGAGGCCGTGGCGGCGGTCGCTCCCAGCCGCCTCCGCTGCCAACACTTTATGACCGGGACGAAGCAATGAGCACCATCAGCAGTGTTTCCCAGCAAGGCCGCCACCATGACGACTACCCACGGCGAGGTGGGGGTTACGTGGATAATCGTAACCGAGCTCGCTCCATGGATAACCTGGATGACATTGGACGTCGACACCAAAGGGACGATTACCGCCGCCCAGACGGTCCCAGAGGGAGGAGAGG CTCTGACGACGGCTGGAGCAGCAGCGCTCGCAGTGGGTACAGCCGAGACGTTGATGAGCCCAGGCGACGCGATTACTCCCCCGACGATCGCCGCAGAGAAGACCACGGCGGCCTCCAAGGGCGCCGCAGTCGCAGCCGTGACGACCTGATGGACATGGAGAGGGATCGGCGATATGGGGGCGGAGCAAGAGGAGGCCGAGACGATTACGACGACGGTTTCCTACGTGAAGCCctggagaagaagaagatgggCGAGGCCCAAAGGGCACGCAGCAGAGAGCGACTGGACAGCGAGAGTGACCGCTCAGATCGTGGGAGGGGGCCACGCGGGCCACCGCCCCTTCCTATGAGTCCACCGTCTGGATATCCTGGTCGCCGTGACGATTTCCCACCCCCTCTGCCACCCCCGTACAGTGAAGATGAAAGTGTGTCGTCATCTAAGAAAAGCAACCTTCGCAAG AATGGAGCGGTGAGTCGGGAAAGCCTGGTGGTCTAA
- the LOC114478644 gene encoding spindle assembly checkpoint kinase-like, translated as MAYSTQTIAKGCFGKIYKQKYNDTWAAIKKVPQNFIDRKDLERECDVYNKAQHPNIVKLLGNITLTKGLWIIPLEFIFGEDLETTIFKSSRSKVKLTQENKATIIVGMCEGLYYLHCKDIVHQDLKPDNIMVEHATNRAVIIDLGLAKFFRCGLNSAVDMGNEAYGAPEVLRRGSQRDQRSDVWAMGKIIAELCARVRLPTLSVCPEKIKETLKDQPYCKAVCRMVDINPSLRASMGGIIHDIRSAGGKGIVASPPVKKDLLKPPSPTNNAINRSPSPMDRGGTRFNRDPTPMPMDPSPIRRSPSPMHRASPQINKDPPPKQGCPPIFHWERTPRPDLKPLPTKAGLAPSPSLNKAEDKNKNQALALIGGQDITPDFMKMQLYKEATKDLPCNLPTTGKVVIRSYEEKNGEGGKWMQKEVVTQEGKIIKYNDISYNTN; from the exons ATGGCGTATTCCACTCAAACTATAGCAAAAGGCTGttttggaaaaatatacaagCAGAAGTACAATGATACCTGGGCAGCCATAAAGAAAGTTCCTCAGAACTTTATTGATAGGAAGGATCTGGAGAGGGAATGTGATGTGTACAA caAGGCACAACACCCCAACATAGTGAAACTTCTGGGAAACATAACTCTTACAAAGGGACTATGGATCATTCCTCTAGAGTTCATCTTTGGAGAAGACTTAGAAACAACAATCTTCAAGTCATCACGGTCTAAAGTAAAG TTGACTCAAGAAAATAAAGCAACCATTATTGTGGGAATGTGTGAAGGACTGTATTATCTTCACTGTAAAGATATCGTCCACCAAGACCTCAAACCTGATAACATCATG GTGGAACATGCCACAAACAGAGCGGTGATCATTGATCTGGGATTGGCAAAGTTCTTCAGGTGTGGTCTGAACTCTGCTGTGGATATGGGGAATGAAGCTTATGGAGCTCCTGAAGTTCTGCGGAGGGGCTCCCAGAGAGACCAGCGTTCAGATGTCTGGGCAATGGGCAAGATCATCGCTGAGCTTTGTGCCCGGGTTCGACTCCCCACACTCAGTGTCTGTCCTGAGAAGATCAAGGAGACCCTCAAAGATCAACCATACTGTAAGGCAGTGTGTAGAATGGTGGACATCAACCCCTCGCTGAGGGCCTCCATGGGTGGAATCATACATGACATAAGATCGGCTGGAGGAAAAGGAATCGTCGCAAgcccaccagtgaaaaaagatCTCCTGAAACCACCTTCACCCACCAATAATGCCATAAACAGGTCCCCATCTCCAATGGACAGAGGGGGAACCCGATTTAACAGGGATCCAACACCTATGCCCATGGATCCTTCTCCAATAAGGAGATCTCCATCACCTATGCACAGGGCTTCACCACAAATTAACAAGGATCCTCCTCCAAAGCAGGGGTGTCCACCAATCTTTCATTGGGAACGCACACCCAGACCAGATTTAAAACCTTTACCCACTAAAGCTGGCCTGGCCCCCTCTCCTTCCCTCAACAAGGctgaagacaaaaacaaaaatcaggcTCTCGCCCTAATAGGTGGCCAAGATATTACACCCGACTTTATGAAAATGCAGTTATACAAAGAAGCCACCAAGGATCTTCCCTGCAATCTGCCGACAACAGGGAAGGTGGTGATTCGTAGCTACGAGGAAAAAAATGGGGAGGGAGGAAAATGGATGCAGAAGGAAGTAGTGACCCAAGAaggaaaaataatcaaatataatGATATCTCATATAACACGAACTGA